Genomic segment of Yoonia sp. R2331:
TCTCCCGCAGCCGCAGATCGAAGAGGGCGCACGACTGAAACCCTTTGTCGCGCCTACCCCGGTCGAGGCGATCTTTCTTGATCTCCCACTTTTGACAGGAAATGAGGTGCCGCACGAGCCGCATCTGGCGCTGACAGCGAGCCCCTGGTCGGGCGGGGTGGCGCTTTATTCGTCACCGCAGGACAGCAACTATATCCTGCAAGATATCATGCGGTATCGCAGTACCGTAGGGATCACGCAGACAGCCCTGCATGACGGCCCGTTGGGGATCTGGGATCGTCGCAGGTTTCGGGTGAAATTGGTCAGCGGTTCGCTGCAATCCGTCACGCCTGAGGTGCTGTTCTCGGGCGCCAATACCCTTGCAATAGGCGATGGCACGACCGACAACTGGGAAGTCCTGCAGTTTTCAGATGCCACCCTTGTCGAGCCCAGGACCTACGAATTGACAGGCCTTCTGCGCGGCCAATCCGGGTCAGATGGCATAATGCCCAACGTCTGGCCTGTTGGTTCCAAGGTTGTGCTGCTGAACGGGCGGCCTGAACAAATCACGATCCCGACCGCGTCACGCGGCAATCCCCGTCACTACCGCTATGGACCGGTAAAACGGCCCGTCAGTGACCGCAGCTATCGCCATCTTGAGCTGACGTTCAAAGGCAATGGCTATCGACCCTATCCAGTCTCCCACCTTCAGGCATTGCCAGTCGGCAGCGGTCTGGATGTGAACTGGATCAGGCGGACCCGGATTGACGGCGATATGTGGGGTGCGGGGGACGTGCCACTCGGCGAGAACAGTGAGGCCTATGTGGTGCAGGTGCGACAGGGTAACGCGATCTTGCGCGAAGTGACACGGTTGGCCCCCAATTGGAGCTATAGCACCGCCAACATGACGTCCGATACAAACGGCAATGATTTTACCATTCATGTTGCCCAGGTATCAGACAGGTACGGGCCGGGACCATTCCGCAGCGTCTTGATCGAGCAACCCTGATGCGCCCAGTCTATCCAAGTGACTTGCAGGACACAGCAAGGGCCTTGATGCCCGCGCCCGATGCCGAACGACGACAACTTGCGCGCGCCATACTCTGGCGCGCAGATATCGCGGACCGCTATAGCAAGCACCATCACCGACCTCACCCCGAATATGGACAAGGGTCGCTGGGTGATGCGGCGCGCAGTTTTCCACGTGGAAAATTGCCTCGACATTGTGATGCAGACTACCTGCACTGCCTGTCGATTGTACTGGAGGCGCAATTGGTCAAATCCCCACATCACACCACGTGATTTCGCCCATCAAACCTTTGTTCTTTGCGAACGTTGCCTATCTGGGATAAGCAAAAGCTGAACAAAGGAGTGGCGTTATGGCCGAAGCTCGTACACATCTGCGCGAAATTGATCCTGTTTGGCAACGCATCTGTCAGGACGCGCAGGATAGCGTTACACGCGAACCTTTGGTCGGGTCCTTGGTGCATGATGGCATCTTGCAGCATTCCGAATTCAAGGTTGCATTGGGCTATCGGCTCGCGATGAAACTCGCTTCGACCGAGATGTCAGCGCAGACAATCAGCGAAATTGCGCGTATGGCCTATACCGCAAACGAAGACATCGTGCAGGACGCGCGCGCTGATCTGGTGGCGACTTATGATCGTGATCCTGCCTGCCACCGGCTGATGCAGCCGCTGATGTTCTTCAAAGGGTATCAGGCTGTGCAGGCATATCGCCTTGGGCACCATCTGTTCATAAACGGGCAACACGATCTGGCCTATTTCGTGCAAATGCGCGTGTCAGAGGTGTTTGGCGTCGATATTCACCCCGCCGCGCGCATCGGCAAAGGCATCATGATTGACCATGCCCATTCCATCGTGATCGGCGAAACGGCTGTCGTAGGCGACAATGTCTCAATGCTGCATTCGGTGACATTGGGCGGGACCGGCAAAGAAGAAGAGATTCGTCATCCGACCATTGGTGACGGCGTTCTGATCGGGGCTGGTGCAAAAGTGCTTGGCAATATCTCGGTGGGCCACTGCAGCCGGATCGCGGCTGGGTCTGTGGTATTGCAGGACGTGCCACCGATGAAGACCGTGGCAGGTGTTCCAGCCAAGATCGTGGGAGAGGCGGGATGCGCCCAACCATCGATTACGATGGATCAGGGTCTCGGCATTCTGGACTAAGCTTAAGAATCAGAAACGCCGGGCATCGCCCGGCGTTATCTTTTGTTTTCAAAGAGGTATCAGGCGAGCATCGTCATAGGATTTTCAAGGTTGTCCTTGATTACCTGCAGCAGATTTGCACCCAAAGCCCCGTCGATCACACGGTGATCGACGGACAACGTGACAGACATCACAATCCCTACTGTCAATTCGCCATCGGTCCCGACAATCGGCTTTTTGACGCCCGCACCAACGGCCAGAATGGCAGCATGGGGCGGATTGATGATGGCATCAAAGTTGTCGATCCCGAACATCCCAAGGTTGGAAATCGCAAAGCTGCCGCCTTGATACTCATGCGGCGCCAATTTGCGGTCACGGGCGCGGCCTGCAAGGTCCTTCATCTCAGCGGACAGGGCGGACAGAGACTTCATCTCGGCGTCCTTCAACACCGGAGTAAACAACCCACCTTCGATGGCAACGGCAACGGCCACATCCGACTTTTCGAATTTCAGCGTCCGATCACCGGCCCAGACAGCATTCGCCTCTGGGACTTGCTGCAAAGCAAGCGCGCAGGCCTTGATGATGAAGTCGTTGACCGACAATTTCACGCCGCGTGGTTCAAGCTGTTTGTTCAGCTGGCTGCGGAACTTCATCAGCGCATCAAGCTGAATGTCACGCCGCAGGTAGAAATGCGGCACCGACTGCTTAGCCTCTGTCAGACGGGCTGCGATGGTCTTGCGCATGCCATCCAGTTTGACCTCTTCAAACGGGCGACCTTCGTAGGTCTTGATTACGACATCGGTCGATGGACCAGCCGCAAGTGCCGCCGGTGCGGCGTCCGCTTTGGCCGCAGGTGCCGCTGCAGGTTTGGTACCGGGTTGCGCGTTTTCGACGTCGGCTTTGACGATGCGGCCATGCGGGCCAGAGCCCTTGATCGCAGTAAGGTCCAAACCTTTGTCAGCCGCGATACGCCGCGCAAGCGGAGATGCGAAGACCCGGTTGCCATCTTTTGCAGATGCTGCAGGCGCAGGCGCGGACGATGGCGCAGCGGGTGCCGCTTCTGGTGCGGCTGCAGGGGCAGGGGCCGCTGCTGCTGCTGCGGTCGTGTCTTCGATGTCGTCAGCACTTTCACCGTCTTCAAGAAGCAAGGCGATCACATCGTTGACCTTCACACCTTCGGTGCCCTCAGCCACGACGATCTTGCCAATCACGCCTTCATCGACGGCTTCAAATTCCATCGTGGCTTTGTCGGTTTCAATCTCGGCCATGACGTCACCGCTGGATACGGTGTCACCTTCTTTGACCAGCCATTTCGCCAAGGTCCCTTCTTCCATTGTCGGGGACAGTGCGGGCATCAGAATTTCTGTCGGCATCGCGCGTTCTCCTTAACGGTAGGTGACTTTTTTGACGGCTTCGATGACCTCTGCGGTCGTTACAAGCGCGTGCTTTTCAAGATTGGCAGCATAAGGCATAGGCACGTCCTTGCCGGTGCAGGTGATGACCGGGGCATCTAGATAGTCGAACGCCTCTTGCATCACGGTGCTGGCGATATAGCCGCCAACGCTGCCTTGCGGCCAGCCTTCTTCGACGGTGACCAGCCGGTTTGTCTTGCGCACCGATTCCAGAATGGCGGGCATGTCCATCGGGCGCAGGCTGCGCAAGTTGATCACTTCCGCATTCACACCCTCTTCTGCCAGCTTTTCTGCGGCCTCGAGTGCATATGTCATACCGATCCCGAACGATACGATCGTGACGTCATCACCGGCGCGTTCAATCTTGGCCTTGCCGAATGGGATCGTGAAGTCATCCATGACCGGCACATCAAACGACCGCCCGTACAGAATCTCATTCTCAAGGAAAATGACGGGATTGTTGTCGCGGATCGCCGTCTTCATCAGGCCTTTGGCATCTGAGGCCGAATAAGGCATCACAACTTTCAGTCCCGGGATCTGCATGTACCATGCGGCATAGTCCTGGCTGTGCTGTGCGCCAACCCGTGCAGCCGCACCATTTGGCCCGCGAAACACCATCGGCGCGCCCATCTGACCGCCCGACATATACAGTGTCTTGGCGGCGGAGTTTATAATATGGTCAATGGCTTGCATGGCGAAGTTAAACGTCATGAACTCGACAATCGGGCGCAGGCCACCAAAGGCCGCACCGACCCCAATCCCTGCAAAACCATGCTCTGTGATCGGCGTGTCGATGACGCGTTTCGCGCCGAATTCGTCCAGCAGACCCTGAGAGATTTTGTAGGCACCTTGGTACTCTGCAACCTCTTCACCCATCAGGAAAACGTGGTCGTCACGGCGCATCTCTTCGGCCATGGCG
This window contains:
- the cysE gene encoding serine O-acetyltransferase yields the protein MAEARTHLREIDPVWQRICQDAQDSVTREPLVGSLVHDGILQHSEFKVALGYRLAMKLASTEMSAQTISEIARMAYTANEDIVQDARADLVATYDRDPACHRLMQPLMFFKGYQAVQAYRLGHHLFINGQHDLAYFVQMRVSEVFGVDIHPAARIGKGIMIDHAHSIVIGETAVVGDNVSMLHSVTLGGTGKEEEIRHPTIGDGVLIGAGAKVLGNISVGHCSRIAAGSVVLQDVPPMKTVAGVPAKIVGEAGCAQPSITMDQGLGILD
- a CDS encoding pyruvate dehydrogenase complex dihydrolipoamide acetyltransferase: MPTEILMPALSPTMEEGTLAKWLVKEGDTVSSGDVMAEIETDKATMEFEAVDEGVIGKIVVAEGTEGVKVNDVIALLLEDGESADDIEDTTAAAAAAPAPAAAPEAAPAAPSSAPAPAASAKDGNRVFASPLARRIAADKGLDLTAIKGSGPHGRIVKADVENAQPGTKPAAAPAAKADAAPAALAAGPSTDVVIKTYEGRPFEEVKLDGMRKTIAARLTEAKQSVPHFYLRRDIQLDALMKFRSQLNKQLEPRGVKLSVNDFIIKACALALQQVPEANAVWAGDRTLKFEKSDVAVAVAIEGGLFTPVLKDAEMKSLSALSAEMKDLAGRARDRKLAPHEYQGGSFAISNLGMFGIDNFDAIINPPHAAILAVGAGVKKPIVGTDGELTVGIVMSVTLSVDHRVIDGALGANLLQVIKDNLENPMTMLA
- a CDS encoding pyruvate dehydrogenase complex E1 component subunit beta — translated: MATEILMPALSPTMEEGTLAKWLVKEGDTVSSGDIMAEIETDKATMEFEAVDEGIVGKILIAEGTEGVKVNTAIAILVEEGEDVPAEGAAPAPAAAAAPAEAAPAPAEAAAPVAAPADQSPDWPEGTDVKSTTVREALRDAMAEEMRRDDHVFLMGEEVAEYQGAYKISQGLLDEFGAKRVIDTPITEHGFAGIGVGAAFGGLRPIVEFMTFNFAMQAIDHIINSAAKTLYMSGGQMGAPMVFRGPNGAAARVGAQHSQDYAAWYMQIPGLKVVMPYSASDAKGLMKTAIRDNNPVIFLENEILYGRSFDVPVMDDFTIPFGKAKIERAGDDVTIVSFGIGMTYALEAAEKLAEEGVNAEVINLRSLRPMDMPAILESVRKTNRLVTVEEGWPQGSVGGYIASTVMQEAFDYLDAPVITCTGKDVPMPYAANLEKHALVTTAEVIEAVKKVTYR